The following proteins come from a genomic window of Ochotona princeps isolate mOchPri1 chromosome 14, mOchPri1.hap1, whole genome shotgun sequence:
- the CCL21 gene encoding C-C motif chemokine 21 — translation MAQPLALGLLFLVLVLCIPQTQGSDGGAQDCCLKYSQRKIPYRMVRGYRKQEPSIGCAISAILFLPRKRSQRELCADPKDPWVQQLMKRLDNPTAPQKRAQACSKDGGASKLGKKGKGSKGCKKTQELQTPKGP, via the exons ATGGCACAGCCGCTGGCTCTGGGTCTCCTTTTTCTGGTGCTAGTACTCTGCATCCCCCAGACCCAAG GCAGTGACGGAGGGGCCCAGGACTGCTGCCTCAAATACAGCCAAAGGAAGATTCCCTACAGGATGGTCCGCGGCTATCGGAAGCAGGAGCCAAGCATAGGCTGCGCCATCTCAGCGATCTT GTTCTTACCGCGGAAGCGTTCTCAGCGCGAGCTCTGTGCAGACCCTAAGGATCCCTGGGTGCAGCAGCTGATGAAGCGTCTGGATAACCCGACAGCTCCACAAAAGCGAGCCCAAGCCTGCAGCAAGGACGGGGGCGCCTCCAAGCTTGGCAAGAAGGGGAAAGGCTCCAAAGGCTGCAAGAA gacccaggagctgcaGACCCCAAAAGGGCCGTAG
- the CCL19 gene encoding C-C motif chemokine 19 — protein MAPGTAPQLLALSLLVLWTSPAPALGGANDAEDCCLSVTQRPIPLNIVRSFRYLLITDGCQVPAVVFTTLRGFQLCAPPNKPWVSRIIRRLERISTKGK, from the exons ATGGCCCCTGGCACAGCCCCCCAACTCCTGGCCCTCAGCCTGCTGGTTCTCTGGACTTCCCCAG CACCAGCTCTGGGTGGTGCTAACGATGCCGAAGACTGCTGCCTGTCTGTGACCCAACGCCCCATCCCCTTGAACATCGTGAGATCCTTCCGCTACCTCCTCATCACCGATGGTTGCCAAGTGCCTGCCGTGGT GTTCACCACCCTGAGGGGGTTCCAGCTCTGTGCACCCCCAAACAAGCCCTGGGTGAGCCGCATCATTCGGAGACTGGAGAGGATCTCCACCAAG ggCAAGTAG